In Sulfurimonas hongkongensis, the following proteins share a genomic window:
- a CDS encoding bifunctional diguanylate cyclase/phosphodiesterase → MKNRQKSIFYTLFLAITFTIIIAVLIVSKIFYDQTKELIIKDIKSDVKTSLSLLKNSIYPFMDSYSVHEYENLIANELNRKYTLAIVVEDYNMAKILNSKYLVGKINNNQKIEDYDQNNETHQEMINNSYLNIKDDIYNQNGLKLGNIAIYASYDLVEEKLENIITLSIIITLLSTMIVLLVLYFVIHKIVQKPLNSIIKIINNKTADGIPIGKIPSYDSKELAILSSTLNNMISSIKDSRYRLDQNIAFLRSYELALDKSSIVTKSDLNGKIIYANEYFYNISGFKPEEVIGKSHNIVRHKETPKELYIELWKTIGNKKVWKGILKNRGKLSDYWVDSTILPILDENQDIVEFIAVRHDITKMINQQKQLDKIANTDTLTNLGNRYKLIRDISRSSNPALAIINIDNFSELNDFYGYEVGDYIIKQVGQHISGVTRHKNTYTYHIQGDEYVLFNHDIDKDEFEKNIHKLVDIFADISVEVDEEELNFNFTIGVSFESKDKILPSADMALKVAKRNNENIVVFSEAISLNKEYENNIYWTKKIRGAIFEDSFIPVYQPIINNKTNKIEKYESLVRMKDKDRLISPFFFLEISKKTKYYSTITKIMIEKSFERFKDSSIEFSINITIEDILNNEIKEYIYNMLIKYSIASRVVFEIVETESIENFKAVLGFINKIKELGSKIAIDDFGTGYSNFDYLMKLNADYIKIDGSLIKEIDTNKQAQAVVSTIVDFAKRMDIKTIAEFVENKNIQNKVIELGIDYSQGYFFSEPKVDI, encoded by the coding sequence ATGAAAAATAGACAAAAATCAATATTTTATACACTTTTTCTCGCAATTACATTTACGATAATTATTGCTGTTTTGATAGTAAGTAAAATATTTTACGACCAAACAAAAGAGCTAATTATTAAAGATATAAAAAGTGATGTCAAAACAAGTCTATCACTACTAAAAAACAGTATTTACCCTTTTATGGATTCATACTCTGTACATGAGTATGAAAATCTTATAGCAAATGAGCTAAATCGTAAATATACCCTAGCTATAGTTGTTGAAGATTACAATATGGCAAAGATATTGAACTCAAAATATTTAGTTGGTAAAATCAACAATAATCAAAAGATAGAAGATTACGACCAAAACAATGAGACTCATCAAGAAATGATAAATAACTCTTATCTCAATATCAAAGATGATATTTATAATCAAAATGGTTTAAAATTAGGCAATATAGCAATTTATGCTTCTTATGATTTAGTAGAAGAAAAACTAGAAAACATCATTACACTCAGTATAATAATTACATTATTAAGCACTATGATAGTCTTATTGGTACTCTATTTTGTCATACACAAAATAGTACAAAAGCCTCTTAATAGTATTATAAAAATAATTAATAATAAAACAGCTGATGGCATACCAATAGGTAAGATTCCTTCTTATGACTCTAAAGAATTAGCGATTCTATCATCAACCCTTAACAATATGATAAGTTCTATCAAAGATTCAAGATATAGATTAGATCAAAATATTGCATTTTTAAGAAGCTATGAATTGGCGCTTGACAAATCAAGTATAGTTACAAAGTCAGACCTTAATGGGAAGATTATTTATGCAAATGAGTATTTTTATAATATTTCAGGCTTTAAGCCAGAAGAAGTTATCGGTAAATCACATAATATTGTAAGGCATAAAGAGACCCCAAAAGAGCTATACATAGAGCTTTGGAAGACTATTGGCAATAAAAAAGTCTGGAAAGGAATTTTAAAAAACAGAGGTAAACTAAGTGACTATTGGGTAGATTCAACTATCTTACCAATCTTAGATGAGAATCAAGATATTGTTGAGTTTATAGCAGTTAGGCATGATATTACTAAAATGATAAATCAACAAAAACAACTTGATAAAATAGCAAATACTGACACACTAACTAACTTGGGAAACAGATATAAGCTGATCCGTGACATCAGCCGCAGTTCAAATCCAGCACTTGCCATCATAAACATAGATAATTTTTCAGAGCTCAATGACTTTTATGGATATGAGGTTGGAGACTATATCATCAAACAAGTAGGTCAACATATATCAGGAGTAACTAGACATAAAAATACTTATACATACCATATTCAAGGCGATGAGTATGTTTTATTTAACCATGATATAGATAAAGATGAGTTTGAAAAAAACATACATAAACTAGTAGATATTTTTGCTGATATATCTGTAGAAGTTGATGAAGAAGAATTAAACTTTAACTTTACCATTGGGGTCTCTTTTGAGAGTAAAGATAAGATTTTACCAAGCGCAGATATGGCTTTAAAAGTTGCAAAAAGAAACAACGAAAACATAGTGGTCTTTAGTGAAGCTATATCTTTAAACAAAGAGTATGAGAACAATATTTACTGGACAAAAAAGATAAGAGGAGCCATCTTTGAAGATAGTTTTATACCAGTCTACCAACCTATTATCAATAACAAAACAAACAAAATAGAAAAATACGAATCCTTAGTTAGAATGAAAGATAAAGATAGACTAATATCTCCTTTTTTCTTTTTAGAAATCTCAAAAAAGACAAAATACTACTCAACGATCACTAAGATAATGATAGAAAAATCTTTTGAGCGCTTTAAAGATAGCAGCATTGAATTTTCTATAAATATAACCATTGAAGATATTTTAAACAATGAGATAAAAGAGTACATATACAATATGCTCATTAAGTACAGCATTGCATCAAGAGTTGTTTTTGAGATAGTAGAGACTGAATCCATAGAAAATTTTAAAGCGGTTTTAGGTTTTATAAATAAAATAAAAGAGCTTGGTTCGAAGATAGCTATAGATGATTTTGGTACAGGTTATAGCAACTTTGACTACTTGATGAAGCTAAATGCTGACTATATAAAGATTGATGGATCTCTCATAAAAGAGATAGACACAAACAAACAAGCACAGGCAGTTGTATCAACAATAGTAGACTTTGCTAAAAGAATGGATATAAAAACCATTGCTGAATTTGTGGAAAATAAAAATATTCAAAATAAAGTTATAGAGTTAGGCATCGACTACTCTCAAGGTTATTTTTTTAGTGAGCCAAAAGTGGATATTTAA
- the murD gene encoding UDP-N-acetylmuramoyl-L-alanine--D-glutamate ligase → MQKVSLFGYGKTTKALAKVVKNATFYDDKCLKPFRDEDGFMIKPSNEFNPKYSCLEISSPGISPSNTLIKISKNLISEYDYFADVSPLKVWISGTNGKTTTTQMMQHLLASKGSVCGGNIGTPLALLDKDAKIWLLETSSFTLHYTNKAAPNIYVLLPLSPDHVSWHGSMKDYVNAKLKPLSFMREGEVAIIPEAYKDTPTDAHLITYKDETSLAEYFDIDANKVKFKGAFLADALLAMAVDKILFDEINYEKINTFTLEAHRQEELRDAKQRLWVNDTKATNIDATIVALKRYKDSYIHLILGGDDKGVELDELFEYMQNLSLKIYTIGSNKEKLSNLAQKYQIEFTTCKNLSSAITKIDKRLKKDETALLSPAASSLDEFSSYMQRGNEFKNAVRKLKFST, encoded by the coding sequence AGTTGTAAAAAATGCTACCTTTTATGATGACAAATGTCTAAAACCTTTTCGTGATGAAGATGGATTTATGATAAAACCATCAAATGAATTTAACCCAAAATACTCTTGCTTAGAGATTTCCTCACCTGGCATCTCTCCATCAAACACACTTATAAAAATATCTAAAAATCTTATAAGCGAATATGACTATTTTGCAGATGTAAGTCCCTTAAAAGTTTGGATAAGTGGAACAAACGGAAAGACTACAACAACTCAAATGATGCAACATCTCTTGGCGTCTAAGGGAAGTGTTTGTGGTGGAAATATTGGCACTCCCTTAGCTTTACTAGATAAAGATGCAAAGATATGGCTACTTGAGACTAGCTCTTTTACTCTGCACTACACAAATAAAGCAGCACCAAATATCTATGTTCTTCTTCCTTTAAGCCCTGACCATGTAAGCTGGCATGGAAGTATGAAAGATTATGTAAATGCGAAGCTAAAACCACTCTCTTTTATGAGAGAAGGCGAAGTTGCAATAATCCCAGAAGCTTATAAAGATACACCAACAGATGCACATCTTATCACTTACAAAGATGAAACTTCACTTGCTGAGTATTTTGATATAGATGCGAACAAAGTAAAGTTTAAAGGCGCTTTTTTAGCTGATGCACTCTTAGCTATGGCAGTTGATAAAATTTTGTTTGATGAGATAAACTATGAAAAAATCAACACATTTACACTTGAAGCACACCGTCAAGAAGAGTTAAGAGATGCAAAGCAAAGACTCTGGGTCAATGATACAAAAGCGACAAATATAGACGCAACTATAGTTGCACTAAAGAGATATAAAGATTCATATATTCATCTGATACTCGGCGGAGATGACAAAGGTGTAGAACTTGATGAGTTATTTGAGTATATGCAAAATCTATCTCTTAAGATCTACACAATAGGCTCAAACAAAGAAAAACTCTCAAATCTTGCACAAAAGTATCAGATAGAGTTTACAACCTGTAAAAATCTATCTAGTGCTATAACAAAAATAGATAAAAGATTAAAAAAAGATGAAACTGCCCTACTCTCTCCAGCAGCTTCTAGCCTCGATGAGTTTAGCTCTTACATGCAAAGAGGTAATGAGTTTAAAAATGCTGTGCGTAAGCTAAAATTCAGTACTTAA